In Pyrodictium occultum, the genomic window AGGCCCTCGCCTCCCTCGAGGAGTTCGACGCCTGCAGCGTGGCGGCGCTGAGGGCGGACGGGGGCTACCTGCTCTACCGGGGCAGGCTCGGGGTGAGGCCCCTATCCGTCGGCGGCTACGGCTTCGACGCCCTCTACGCCGCGACCGAGACGGCGCCGATAACCCTGATGGGCGGCGAGCACCGCCACGACCTGGAGCCGGGCGAGGCGGTCTACGGGGACCGGTACAGCCTCGACACTGTGTCCGCGGGGAGGGGGAGGAGGGGCACCTCCCTCTTCGAGTACATCTACCTGGCCAGGCCCGACAGCCTTGTGGACGGCGTGAACGTCTACATGTTCCGGAGGGAGATGGGCCGCAGGCTCGCCCGCAGCCACCAGGTGGAGGTCGACGTCGTGGTGGGGGTCCCGGAGACCGCGCTCCCCTACGCCCTCGGCTACGCGGAGGAGAAGCGGGCCCCCCTGGAGCTGGCGCTGGTCTCCACACTGGGCAGGGTCCGCACCGCTATCATGTCCACAGGCTCCGTGGAGGAGAGGCTGATGGCTCTCAGCCTGAAGTTCAACCCTGTACCGGGCGTGTTCGAGGGCAAGCGGGTAGCCGTGGTCGACGACAGCGTGGTCACCGGGCTCACGCTGAAGACGTTCATCCACCGCCTCTGGAGGAGCCAGGCGCCCCGCGAGATCCACGTGGCCGTCTCGAGCCCGAGGATAGTCGCCCCTTGCCCCCACCGGGTCCAGCTCCTCGACCCAGGGACGCTGATAGCCCGGCAGCTCCGCGACGAGCATATCAAGCGCGTGCTCGACGTCGACAGCCTCGCATGGCTCCCCCTGGGGGAGGCGGTCTCCTACCTCAGGGCCCGCGGGGTCGACCCCTGCACGGCCTGCATGAGCGACAGGGAGGTGGCCGGGAAGTGAAGGTCCTCCTAGTCGGCAGCGGCGGCCGGGAGCACGCCCTCGCAGTACTGATGGCCAGGAGCGGCCTGGAGCCCAGGATAGCGGTGGTGAGCGACAAGAGGAACCCGGGCCTCGCCGAGGCCGCCGAGAGGACGGGGGGCAGGCTCTACACCGGGAAGCCCACGAGCCCGGCCGACGTGGCCAGGACCGCCGAGGAGTGGAGCCCCGACCTCGTGGTCATAGGGCCGGAGGAGCCCCTCTTCGCCGGCGTGGCCGACGCGCTGAGGGAGAGGGGCTTCACCGTCTACGGGCCCGGCGCGGCCCAGGCCAGGATCGAGAAGGACAAGGCCTACGCCAGGGAGCTGATGTGGCGCCACCGCATCCCGGGCCGGCTCCGCTACCGCGTCTTCACCGACCCGAGGGAGGCGGCCGAGTACGCCCGCGCGGCGGGCGACGTGGCGGTGAAGCCTGCCAGGCAGGCGGGCGGCCGCGGGGTGCGCGTCTTCGCCGAGCCCATGGAGCACCTGGGCTCGGCT contains:
- a CDS encoding phosphoribosyltransferase family protein, giving the protein MGVLLAYFYEEDQPAHVYARYGVMGLRHRGPRVSYAVLRGGGLEAGSIDPWSDGWSLPPGGAVVAAVEPTGRLAASRRAAVAVDGACSPEKALKAVEGARGPGEAGEALASLEEFDACSVAALRADGGYLLYRGRLGVRPLSVGGYGFDALYAATETAPITLMGGEHRHDLEPGEAVYGDRYSLDTVSAGRGRRGTSLFEYIYLARPDSLVDGVNVYMFRREMGRRLARSHQVEVDVVVGVPETALPYALGYAEEKRAPLELALVSTLGRVRTAIMSTGSVEERLMALSLKFNPVPGVFEGKRVAVVDDSVVTGLTLKTFIHRLWRSQAPREIHVAVSSPRIVAPCPHRVQLLDPGTLIARQLRDEHIKRVLDVDSLAWLPLGEAVSYLRARGVDPCTACMSDREVAGK